TCGACGAGCCGTACCGCTACGATCCGGCGCGCGCTCGCGAGTTGCTGGCGGCGGCCGCGGCCGACGGCCGTTTCCGTTACGACCAGACCTATACGCTGTACGCGCCGTCGACGCCGCGCCCGTACCTTCCCAACCCGCAGGGCGTGGCGCGCGCGGTGCGCGCGAACCTCGCGGACGTCGGCATCAAAACGGAGTTGGTCGTGCAACCGTTCGATCGCCATCTCGACAGCGTGCGCCGCGGTGTCCACGACCTGTGCATACTCGGGTGGGTCGGCGACAACGGCGACCCGGACAACTTCTTGTACGTCCTGTTCGACCGCAACAACGCACGGGTCGGTTCGGCGCGCAACGTCGCATTTCTCGACGACGCGGAGCTGCACGGGTTGCTCGTGTGGGCGCAGCAATCGCAGGACCGCGAGGAGCGCGAGCACTACTACGCGCGCGCGCAGCGGCTCATCCACGAGCTGGCGCCGTGGGTGCCGCTGGCACACTCGCAAGTCAACGTCGCGGCCCGCCGCGACCTCGCGGGCATCGTGATCGGTCCGAGCGGTCAGATCGACTACAAGGAGGTGCGACGGCCGTGACGCCGGCGCCGTCGGGAGGCGGCAGGTGACCGCGCGCGCGCCGCGGTGGGCGCGCTGGCGCCTGCGCCACAAGCTCGCGCTGTCGCTGTCGATCGCGGCGCTGCTGCCGGTGGCCGTCGCCGCGTGGGTCGCGACGAGCGTGGTGTTGCGCGGGCTCGAGCGCGATCTGCGCGCGGAGACCGAACAGCAGCTCGCCGTCGGCATGAACCTGGTGTTGCGCCACGTCGAGCGCTACGGGCACGACAGCGTGCGGCTGGCGGCCGAGCGGTCGCTCGCGGACGCGCTGGCGGCCGGGGACGCGGCGGCGATCGCGCGGCTGCTCGACGAGCAGGACCCGCTGCTGCCGGCGTCGCTCGTGCAGGTCGCGGACGCGGGCGGGCGCGTGGTTGCGACGCACGTCGTCGGCGATGCGCGGCGATTCTCTGGCCTGTCGCTGCCCGAAGGGCATCCGTCGTGGCGCGATGGTCTCGCATACGAGCGCAAGGTGAACATCACGGCGGTGGACGGCACGTTGGTCGTGCGCGCGATCGCGCCGGTCGTCGACGCATCGTTCTTGCTGCGCGGCGCGGTGGCGCTGTCGGCGCCGCTCGACGGCGACTTCGCCGACGCGGTCAAGGGCGCGCTCGGCACCAACGTGATGTTGTTCGCGGCCAGCGGCGGCGGCCGCACGTCCTTCGTCGACGACACGGGTGGCCGGTTCATCCACGATCCGGTGGACCCGCGGGTGGCCGCGCTGGTGGCGGGCGGCGACAGCGTGCTCGCGCGGCGCGCCATCCTCGGGCGGGAGTATGCGGTCGGCTTCGCGCCGGTGCGCGATCTCGAGGGCCATACGGTCGGCACGTTCGCGGTCGCGGTCGACCGCCGGCCGGTCATCGACGCGCGCCGCGCCGCGATGCGGTCGCTCGGCCTGGGCGCGGCCGGTGCGTTTGCGTTCGCGCTGGGGCTCGCGGGATTGCTGTCGCGCCGGATCACGCAGCCGATCGGCCAGCTCCACCGCGGCGCGATCGCCATCGCGCGCGGCGATCTGGATCACCGCATCGACCTGCGCGCCGGCGACGAGATCGGCGACCTGGCCCTGGCGTTCAATCAGATGACCGTCGCACTCAAGGAGAACCGCGAGCGTCTGGCGGCCCGCATGCGCGAACTGGTCGCCCTGCACGACGCCGGCCGGGCGGTGTCGTCGGTGCTCGGCATCGACCAGTTGCTGCGGCGCATCGTCGACGCGGTGTCGCGCGTGTTCGACGTGCGCCTGTGCACCGTCTGGCTCGTGGACGGCGACGCCCTGCAGATCGGCGCCGGCCGAGTCAAGGCGCGCGACGCGCGGACGACCCTGCGCGGCGACGCCGTCGCGGACCGGGCGCGGCCGCTCGAGCCGATCGCCCGCGAGGTCGTCCAGACGCGCGCAACCCTGCGCATCGATCGCGTCGCGGACGACGCGCGGCGGCGGGACGCCGCGGTCGCCGCGGGCGTGTCCGGGTCGCTGCTCGCGACGCCGCTCGAGCACAAGGGCGCGGTGGTCGGCGCGATCCTGGTCGGCCGCGGGCGCGACGCGGCGCCGTTTTCCGAGGCGGACGCAAACCTGCTGGCGACGTTCGCCGACCAGGCGGCCACTGCGATCGACAATGCGCGGCTGTACGAGCAGGTCCGC
The Deltaproteobacteria bacterium DNA segment above includes these coding regions:
- a CDS encoding HAMP domain-containing protein produces the protein MTARAPRWARWRLRHKLALSLSIAALLPVAVAAWVATSVVLRGLERDLRAETEQQLAVGMNLVLRHVERYGHDSVRLAAERSLADALAAGDAAAIARLLDEQDPLLPASLVQVADAGGRVVATHVVGDARRFSGLSLPEGHPSWRDGLAYERKVNITAVDGTLVVRAIAPVVDASFLLRGAVALSAPLDGDFADAVKGALGTNVMLFAASGGGRTSFVDDTGGRFIHDPVDPRVAALVAGGDSVLARRAILGREYAVGFAPVRDLEGHTVGTFAVAVDRRPVIDARRAAMRSLGLGAAGAFAFALGLAGLLSRRITQPIGQLHRGAIAIARGDLDHRIDLRAGDEIGDLALAFNQMTVALKENRERLAARMRELVALHDAGRAVSSVLGIDQLLRRIVDAVSRVFDVRLCTVWLVDGDALQIGAGRVKARDARTTLRGDAVADRARPLEPIAREVVQTRATLRIDRVADDARRRDAAVAAGVSGSLLATPLEHKGAVVGAILVGRGRDAAPFSEADANLLATFADQAATAIDNARLYEQVRSLNEALEEKVRIRTAELQRALDELRDTQAQLLLSERLAGLGQLVAGVAHEINSPTAAIRGTVDALEENVRRLAAAARQVAELPVPAADRGAFLAAVAAAAPEAAARRRSAPAEVRRLARDLAARLAGAGVDAARAQSLARALAELGAPAVADAVVAVAAVSDPGVWIDYAKQVVFLHRNAETIRNAVHRVQRIVRALKSYSHLDQQAARVPSDLHEGIENTLVLLDHELAGVTLVRKYGELREVPVFVDELNQVWTNLIHNAVQALGGRGTITIETLQDGNEAVVRVIDDGEGIAPELLPRIFEPFFTTKPPGQGTGLGLGIVRNIVEKHGGRVTATSQPGRTCFEVRLPLHGGASQTTGDDRMTG